The following coding sequences are from one Gammaproteobacteria bacterium window:
- a CDS encoding DUF4426 domain-containing protein, whose product MRRVALLFLMVVAALVYAEHPNQKTIGDVVIHYNVFNASQLSPDVARQYGISRSGNYGVVNVSVRKGKPGDDKPLRASVKGFARNLLSQVKSLDFREIEEKGAIYYIATFRFDNEERLKFELQVQPEGMSSPVAIKFENQFYNP is encoded by the coding sequence ATGAGAAGAGTTGCGCTATTGTTTTTGATGGTGGTCGCTGCCTTGGTGTATGCCGAACACCCCAACCAGAAAACCATTGGGGATGTCGTCATTCACTACAATGTGTTCAATGCGTCTCAGTTGTCGCCTGACGTGGCGCGTCAGTATGGCATTTCCCGTTCTGGGAACTATGGTGTCGTCAATGTGTCCGTACGTAAGGGCAAACCCGGGGATGATAAGCCGTTACGGGCAAGTGTTAAGGGCTTTGCGAGAAATTTGTTATCGCAAGTGAAATCACTAGACTTTCGGGAAATTGAAGAAAAGGGTGCGATTTACTACATTGCCACTTTCCGTTTTGATAACGAGGAACGTTTGAAATTTGAGCTCCAGGTTCAGCCGGAAGGCATGTCGTCCCCAGTGGCGATCAAGTTTGAGAATCAGTTTTATAACCCATAG
- the rdgB gene encoding RdgB/HAM1 family non-canonical purine NTP pyrophosphatase has translation MSVWVLATGNTGKVREIGACLAPFGITLCPQSDYDVIAAEETGKSFVENALIKARNAAMQTGLPSLADDSGIEVDALNGRPGIHSARFAGAKASDEENIRKLLSCMDGVENRRARFVCVLALVRNAEDPNPVIFEGRWEGRIAEKPSGNGGFGYDPIFFVPRFNCTAAELAPEQKAAVSHRAQALLKLRLWLAQHDSLIG, from the coding sequence ATGAGTGTGTGGGTGTTGGCGACAGGTAACACTGGCAAAGTGAGAGAAATTGGGGCGTGTCTGGCACCGTTTGGTATCACGCTGTGTCCGCAATCGGATTATGATGTGATCGCCGCTGAAGAAACAGGCAAGAGCTTTGTAGAAAATGCGTTGATAAAAGCGCGAAATGCGGCGATGCAAACAGGACTTCCAAGTCTTGCCGATGACTCAGGTATTGAAGTCGATGCCCTCAATGGCCGACCCGGCATTCATTCGGCGAGGTTTGCGGGGGCCAAAGCGAGTGATGAGGAAAATATTCGCAAGCTATTGTCTTGCATGGATGGCGTTGAAAACCGGCGAGCCCGATTTGTGTGCGTTTTAGCCCTTGTTCGGAATGCTGAGGACCCCAATCCGGTGATTTTTGAGGGCCGCTGGGAGGGGCGAATTGCCGAAAAGCCCAGTGGCAATGGGGGCTTTGGTTACGATCCCATCTTTTTCGTGCCCAGGTTCAATTGTACGGCGGCAGAATTGGCGCCGGAGCAAAAAGCGGCGGTGAGCCATCGGGCTCAGGCACTGTTAAAGCTCAGGCTATGGCTGGCGCAGCATGACAGCTTGATAGGATGA